The following proteins are encoded in a genomic region of Candidatus Zymogenaceae bacterium:
- a CDS encoding penicillin acylase family protein, producing MKIFKIALIIVSLIILAVVFGVWGYIEYLVPSPAGTVVSEKIRDGASVIIDEYGVPHIYADNTYDLYFALGYVQARDRLFQMDFYRRAANGRLAEVLGPDLVDADRYLLTMGFRRTAEVQIEHLSPELTETVNAFSDGVNAFMEENPLPVEFKILGYEPSPWTPVDSQAIGNLISFQLASWAYANEMFNYLLTTTLDEETAKAFLPRIQHDAVYITADAASPSPDTLISDTSREFLDMYVIRDRASNNWVVSGDLTESGMPILCEDSHEEGPELPTQWHLAHLSGPDVEVSGAMFPGAPIFIFGRNRHISWGVTNFDMDVQDLFLEKINPDDETQVMYDNEWVDMEIITESIPVKDDAAEGGFTTESVTIRITPHGPIINDIEDDLGETPVSLCRMGASPWPLLEGFLMLNSAKNWDEFNEAMAIYAAGPQHFVYGDVDGTIGYVAAGKCPIRTNSIGMVPMPGWDGGHDWRGFYPYGTLTILSNPDKGYIATANNPPIPESDFSVFISRNWEPSTRAARIGELIEGGVPLTTDDMAKMQMDVTSKLAQELVPIMVEILTETSTDGYEQYIEELAAWDCVSTVDSVGATLYHTTFNTLLKVVFADELGEDLFNKLLGDKSTAVSTLTRLLTIEQDSPLFDDITTDKTETVTDAVTEAFGEAVAFLTDEYGSDPENWQWGRVHPIEFAHIFGEVAPLRPFFNYGPFPFTGCDQSINRGGYDQRNPYNVNITASIRYIVDFSDLENSLIVLSTGQSGFLGSPHRTDMADMLLEGTYIPWYMDRENFEDTAEGVITFMPK from the coding sequence ATGAAAATTTTCAAGATCGCTCTCATTATTGTTTCATTGATAATCCTGGCGGTCGTCTTCGGCGTGTGGGGATACATCGAGTATCTCGTTCCCTCGCCCGCGGGTACGGTGGTGTCTGAAAAGATCAGGGACGGGGCGAGTGTCATCATCGATGAATACGGCGTGCCGCATATCTATGCGGACAACACCTACGATCTCTATTTCGCCCTGGGATACGTCCAAGCCAGGGATCGCCTCTTCCAGATGGATTTTTATCGCAGGGCCGCGAACGGGCGCCTCGCGGAAGTTCTGGGGCCGGACCTGGTGGACGCCGATCGGTATTTGTTGACCATGGGCTTTCGCCGAACCGCCGAGGTGCAGATCGAACATCTCTCCCCGGAGTTGACCGAGACGGTCAACGCCTTCAGTGATGGGGTCAACGCGTTCATGGAGGAAAACCCGCTGCCGGTGGAGTTCAAGATCCTGGGCTACGAACCGTCCCCCTGGACGCCCGTCGATTCTCAGGCCATCGGAAACCTCATCAGCTTTCAGCTCGCAAGCTGGGCCTATGCCAACGAGATGTTCAATTACCTCCTCACCACGACGCTGGACGAGGAGACGGCAAAGGCGTTTCTCCCCCGGATTCAGCACGACGCCGTCTATATCACGGCGGACGCCGCGTCCCCATCACCGGACACCCTGATCTCCGATACGTCCCGGGAATTTCTCGACATGTACGTGATCCGGGATCGGGCCAGCAACAACTGGGTCGTCTCCGGCGACCTCACCGAATCGGGCATGCCGATACTCTGCGAGGACTCCCACGAAGAGGGGCCGGAGCTCCCCACCCAGTGGCACCTGGCCCACCTTTCCGGCCCCGATGTTGAGGTCTCCGGCGCCATGTTCCCAGGCGCCCCGATCTTCATCTTCGGCCGCAACCGTCACATCTCATGGGGCGTGACGAACTTCGACATGGACGTGCAGGATTTGTTTCTGGAGAAAATCAACCCGGACGACGAAACCCAGGTGATGTACGACAACGAATGGGTGGATATGGAGATCATCACAGAATCGATCCCGGTGAAGGACGACGCCGCCGAGGGCGGATTCACAACTGAATCGGTGACAATCCGCATCACCCCCCACGGTCCCATCATCAACGATATCGAGGATGATCTGGGGGAGACGCCCGTCAGTCTCTGCCGCATGGGGGCCTCCCCGTGGCCCCTGCTTGAAGGCTTTCTCATGCTCAACTCGGCAAAAAACTGGGATGAGTTCAACGAGGCGATGGCGATATACGCGGCGGGCCCCCAGCACTTCGTCTATGGGGATGTGGACGGCACCATCGGGTACGTGGCGGCGGGGAAATGCCCAATCCGCACAAACAGCATCGGCATGGTCCCGATGCCCGGATGGGACGGCGGACACGACTGGCGGGGATTTTACCCCTACGGGACGCTGACGATCCTCTCGAACCCGGACAAGGGATACATCGCCACCGCGAACAATCCGCCGATCCCAGAAAGCGACTTTTCGGTCTTCATCAGCCGCAACTGGGAGCCCTCCACCCGGGCCGCCCGCATCGGCGAGCTCATCGAGGGAGGAGTTCCCCTGACGACGGACGATATGGCAAAAATGCAGATGGACGTGACATCGAAGCTCGCCCAGGAACTTGTGCCGATCATGGTCGAGATCCTGACGGAGACGTCAACCGACGGGTACGAACAATACATCGAGGAGCTGGCCGCTTGGGATTGCGTGTCCACCGTCGATTCGGTCGGCGCCACCCTCTATCACACCACCTTCAATACGCTTTTGAAGGTGGTCTTCGCCGATGAGCTGGGCGAGGACCTTTTCAATAAACTTTTGGGAGACAAATCCACCGCCGTCAGCACCCTCACCCGCCTTCTCACCATCGAGCAGGATTCCCCCCTGTTCGACGACATCACCACCGACAAAACGGAGACCGTCACTGATGCGGTGACGGAGGCGTTCGGTGAGGCTGTGGCATTTCTGACAGACGAATACGGAAGCGATCCGGAAAACTGGCAGTGGGGACGGGTGCATCCCATCGAGTTCGCCCACATCTTCGGCGAGGTGGCGCCGCTTCGGCCCTTTTTCAACTACGGCCCCTTCCCGTTCACCGGGTGCGATCAATCCATCAACCGGGGCGGGTACGACCAGCGAAACCCATACAACGTGAACATCACCGCATCCATCCGCTACATCGTCGACTTCTCCGACCTGGAGAACTCGCTGATCGTCCTCTCCACCGGACAGTCCGGGTTCCTTGGAAGCCCCCACCGGACGGACATGGCCGACATGCTGCTGGAGGGGACGTACATCCCCTGGTACATGGACCGGGAAAACTTCGAGGACACCGCCGAGGGCGTCATCACTTTTATGCCGAAATAG
- a CDS encoding Hsp20/alpha crystallin family protein — translation MKLVPYRRYEMRPWWLAADRSWIDEFFGDFVTDDEDRSRFVPSVDIKENKKSLVVKAEIPGMDAKDIDLTLEKDMLIISGERTDEKEEEDENYYRRETSYGSFRRSLKLPVEVEADKIKADYKNGVLTVKLPKAGGKAAKAITVETH, via the coding sequence ATGAAACTGGTTCCATACAGACGATATGAGATGCGGCCCTGGTGGCTTGCCGCCGATCGGAGCTGGATCGATGAATTCTTCGGCGATTTTGTGACCGATGACGAAGACCGCAGTCGGTTCGTGCCCAGCGTGGACATCAAGGAGAACAAGAAGAGCCTCGTGGTGAAGGCGGAGATTCCGGGCATGGACGCGAAAGACATCGACCTGACGTTGGAGAAGGATATGCTCATCATCTCCGGCGAGCGCACAGACGAAAAGGAAGAAGAAGACGAGAACTACTATCGTAGAGAGACGTCTTACGGCTCCTTTCGCCGGTCCCTGAAGCTGCCGGTGGAGGTGGAGGCGGACAAGATCAAGGCGGATTACAAAAACGGCGTGCTGACGGTCAAGCTTCCCAAGGCGGGCGGCAAGGCCGCTAAGGCCATCACCGTCGAAACCCACTGA
- a CDS encoding NAD(P)-binding protein, whose product MTRTVEIIGAGLSGMTAGICLAREGYQVTILDAQKEIGGSPAMHPSVHTTPAQLPELIEYIGIDISDNFVRCDPYPIFHYNKKVLKFPAYVAHNSAYSIERGPRPSSIDHFLYRLAKEAGVSFTFGERMEFSDLAPGTIVATGLAPDAYKKLGVAYRDLYGVWSHQETDDPSSTAFVYMGFFSQDYAYTARVNGLDYSLLFSHHDPTEKDMAAYKRVLRAVESKEYPEPWRRVKMCVSAEPKLFSDGLILAGTLGGMIEPFWGYGIVGALISGRLAATAVTDPDRAAREHAAFSRGFKKKLVRRDVFARYPAWKRGLLTRAGLAWARLQCTWNKELAGKQREPLKWFR is encoded by the coding sequence ATGACACGAACGGTTGAAATCATCGGCGCCGGACTCTCCGGCATGACGGCGGGTATCTGTCTTGCCCGGGAGGGATATCAGGTGACCATCCTCGACGCCCAAAAGGAAATCGGCGGCTCCCCGGCCATGCACCCGTCGGTGCACACCACCCCGGCGCAACTGCCCGAGCTGATCGAATACATCGGGATCGACATATCGGACAATTTCGTGCGGTGCGACCCCTACCCGATCTTTCATTACAACAAAAAAGTGCTGAAATTCCCCGCCTACGTCGCCCACAACAGCGCCTACAGCATCGAGCGGGGTCCGCGCCCGAGCTCCATCGATCATTTTTTGTATCGACTGGCGAAAGAGGCCGGTGTCTCGTTTACCTTCGGAGAGCGGATGGAGTTTTCGGACCTGGCCCCCGGCACCATCGTCGCCACGGGGCTGGCCCCCGACGCCTACAAAAAACTCGGTGTCGCCTATCGTGATCTGTACGGCGTCTGGTCACATCAGGAGACGGACGATCCCTCCTCCACCGCCTTCGTCTACATGGGCTTCTTTTCGCAGGATTACGCCTATACCGCCCGGGTCAACGGGCTGGACTATTCCCTCCTCTTCTCCCACCACGACCCAACGGAAAAAGATATGGCAGCTTACAAGCGGGTGCTCCGGGCCGTGGAGTCCAAGGAGTATCCCGAGCCGTGGCGACGGGTGAAGATGTGCGTGTCGGCGGAGCCGAAGCTCTTTTCAGACGGTCTCATCCTCGCGGGCACCCTGGGGGGGATGATCGAGCCGTTCTGGGGCTACGGCATCGTGGGGGCGTTGATCTCCGGCCGTCTCGCAGCTACGGCGGTGACCGATCCCGACCGGGCCGCACGGGAGCACGCGGCGTTCAGCCGCGGATTTAAAAAGAAGCTCGTCCGCCGGGACGTCTTCGCCCGATACCCGGCCTGGAAGAGAGGGCTTCTGACCAGGGCGGGCCTCGCCTGGGCGCGGCTCCAGTGCACATGGAACAAGGAACTGGCCGGAAAACAGAGGGAGCCGCTGAAGTGGTTTCGCTGA
- a CDS encoding alpha/beta fold hydrolase translates to MTASSPRFRVILKIFLYVFAGLIFAFALFIAYAVLFGPLPLPPSVVDNAALGKEPNPFYDGDGALIAHIGRGDPALPEGPGVVIEEPLTSDILKEERPLLIYLPPGYDEERNDPYPVIFTLHGSNGRTHTWINLLIGPLEDAIEAGTVPPVVVASGDYSISGNGRDDPDTPFDDRRGARYINSNRGRFRDHFFEEIVPFVFETYHVRTDPDGVVLMGNSMGGFGVLYYALTEPDFSHVLVPIYPTADMRYGIDGDKIAPYDPASYRPIDTDDPRRIVNGAPLFGLFGVTEEWIYYAVFDSDTEPGEVWTEDLPVWKRLKDHNPVDILRDAPPDLSGQRYFIIAGDEDEFNSDDALTVLLPLLESTGAEVDPETHIIPGGRHDGAFITEHLDEIFLWLSMLLTDRG, encoded by the coding sequence ATGACCGCATCCTCCCCCCGCTTTCGCGTTATATTAAAAATTTTTTTATATGTGTTTGCGGGGCTCATCTTCGCCTTCGCCCTCTTTATAGCATATGCGGTCCTCTTCGGGCCGCTCCCCCTGCCGCCGTCGGTGGTGGATAACGCCGCCTTGGGCAAGGAGCCGAATCCCTTCTACGACGGCGACGGCGCTCTGATCGCCCACATCGGCCGGGGAGACCCCGCCCTCCCGGAGGGCCCCGGCGTGGTCATCGAGGAGCCGCTGACAAGCGACATCCTGAAAGAGGAGCGTCCCCTGTTGATCTACCTCCCCCCCGGATACGATGAGGAGCGGAATGATCCATACCCGGTCATCTTCACCCTCCACGGCTCCAACGGCAGGACGCACACGTGGATCAACCTGCTCATCGGCCCCCTGGAAGACGCCATCGAGGCGGGAACGGTGCCGCCGGTGGTGGTGGCGTCGGGGGATTATTCCATCTCCGGCAACGGGAGAGACGACCCCGATACCCCCTTCGATGACCGCAGGGGAGCACGGTACATCAACAGCAACCGGGGCCGTTTCAGGGATCATTTTTTTGAAGAGATCGTCCCCTTCGTCTTTGAGACCTACCATGTCCGCACCGATCCCGACGGCGTTGTGCTGATGGGAAATTCCATGGGAGGATTCGGCGTGCTCTACTACGCCCTAACGGAGCCCGACTTTTCCCACGTACTCGTGCCCATCTACCCCACCGCCGACATGCGATACGGCATCGACGGCGACAAGATCGCCCCCTACGATCCCGCATCGTACCGCCCCATCGACACCGACGATCCCCGTCGCATCGTCAACGGGGCGCCGCTTTTCGGCCTCTTCGGCGTCACCGAGGAGTGGATATACTACGCCGTGTTCGACAGCGACACCGAGCCGGGGGAGGTATGGACCGAGGACCTGCCGGTTTGGAAACGCCTGAAAGATCACAATCCGGTCGATATCCTTCGGGACGCCCCCCCCGATCTTTCCGGCCAGCGCTACTTCATCATCGCCGGCGATGAGGATGAATTCAACTCCGACGACGCCCTCACGGTACTGCTTCCGCTTTTGGAATCCACCGGCGCCGAGGTCGATCCGGAGACACACATCATCCCCGGCGGGCGTCACGACGGTGCGTTTATCACCGAACACCTGGACGAGATTTTTCTCTGGCTGAGCATGCTCCTGACGGACCGGGGCTGA
- a CDS encoding amidohydrolase produces MIIDMHTHPFCKETTIVPGYNEAAERLYGSMIDQERFKNITAMLEYIFTQRSVSDIIADMDAASVDKAVIVAADYTTAFGVIAVTNEDVATLAGDYPDRFIPFASVDPSMGRSAVDRLIHAVRHLGCRGLKLVPPMQLFDFSDPKFDPLWETAIDLDIIVWTHVAHQLSTPGSDARLGHPLLIEPVALKYPHMKIVMGHCGFPWMMEAASLVARHPNVYIDISAYPDLYHYFPWDVYSKFNVEHKVLFATDNPLLTFAETLEALDKVDISYEFKKNILGENARRLLGL; encoded by the coding sequence ATGATAATCGATATGCATACCCACCCCTTCTGCAAGGAGACGACGATCGTTCCCGGCTACAACGAAGCGGCGGAGCGCTTGTATGGTTCCATGATCGATCAGGAGCGTTTCAAGAACATCACCGCCATGCTGGAATATATATTCACCCAGCGAAGCGTTTCGGATATCATCGCGGACATGGACGCGGCATCGGTGGACAAGGCGGTCATTGTTGCGGCGGATTATACCACGGCCTTCGGCGTCATCGCCGTCACGAATGAAGACGTCGCCACCCTCGCCGGCGATTATCCCGATCGCTTTATCCCCTTCGCCAGCGTGGATCCCAGCATGGGACGCTCCGCGGTGGATCGGCTCATTCACGCCGTAAGGCACCTGGGCTGCCGGGGATTGAAGCTGGTCCCCCCCATGCAGCTTTTTGATTTTTCCGATCCGAAGTTCGATCCGCTGTGGGAGACGGCGATCGATCTCGACATTATCGTCTGGACCCACGTGGCCCACCAGCTTTCCACCCCCGGCTCCGACGCCCGGCTGGGACACCCCCTGCTCATCGAGCCGGTGGCGCTGAAGTATCCGCACATGAAGATCGTCATGGGGCACTGCGGCTTCCCCTGGATGATGGAGGCGGCGTCCCTGGTGGCGCGCCACCCGAACGTCTATATCGATATTTCCGCCTACCCGGACCTCTACCACTATTTCCCCTGGGATGTGTATAGTAAGTTCAACGTTGAGCACAAGGTGCTGTTCGCCACCGACAATCCGCTGCTCACCTTTGCCGAGACCCTTGAGGCGCTCGATAAAGTCGATATCAGCTATGAATTCAAGAAGAACATACTGGGCGAAAACGCGCGGCGCCTTTTGGGTCTGTAA